One Bradyrhizobium sp. CCGB12 genomic window carries:
- a CDS encoding DUF309 domain-containing protein, with protein MSVPSNASGPLPWPQWAYVPGEPGAADADYQTLDLAKTLVPSAFRGYVPARHPALRYGLTLNDRGFFWEAQEVLEAVWAAAPQGGRERILLRACIHIANANLRLRMQRPRSAVRLFGDALGELRALNSRKAAAAGDGFVETFPVPALIALLQAKLGRPELSKADWIGLGAIVRS; from the coding sequence ATGAGTGTGCCTTCGAACGCGAGCGGGCCGCTGCCGTGGCCGCAATGGGCCTATGTGCCGGGCGAGCCCGGTGCAGCGGACGCCGATTACCAGACGCTGGACCTGGCCAAGACGCTGGTGCCTTCGGCGTTCCGCGGCTATGTGCCGGCGCGCCATCCGGCGCTGCGCTACGGACTTACGCTCAACGACCGCGGCTTTTTCTGGGAAGCGCAGGAGGTGCTGGAGGCGGTGTGGGCCGCAGCACCGCAAGGTGGCCGCGAGCGCATTCTGCTGCGCGCCTGCATCCATATCGCCAATGCCAATTTGCGGCTGCGGATGCAGCGGCCGCGCTCGGCCGTACGCCTGTTCGGGGATGCGCTCGGCGAACTGCGGGCGCTGAACTCGCGCAAGGCGGCTGCGGCCGGCGACGGCTTCGTCGAAACCTTCCCTGTCCCGGCCCTGATCGCGCTGTTGCAAGCCAAGCTCGGCCGTCCAGAGCTCTCCAAGGCTGACTGGATCGGGCTCGGGGCTATCGTGCGGTCGTAA
- a CDS encoding helix-turn-helix transcriptional regulator has translation MTDSPDAESQFLEQLGQRVRTMRALRGMSRKVLAKVSGISERYIAQLESGKGNVSIVLLRRVSDAMGAHLEDLLPSADPTPDWQMFRDLLRKATPAQIAQAKDLLAGGSATAPRRAPFCGIALIGLRGAGKSTLGRMLAKKVGWSFVELNKEVEQQNGLSVAEIIALYGQEGFRRMEQAALQQLLARNELMVLATGGGIVSEPLTFDQILTSFYTIWLKAEPEEHMARVRRQGDLRPMADDRSAMAELRNILLSREPLYSRATAVVDTAGLSVDAAAARLIDAVRPVLQNEARSFGLRSVAL, from the coding sequence ATGACCGACAGTCCCGACGCCGAATCCCAATTCCTCGAACAGCTCGGCCAGCGCGTGCGCACCATGCGCGCGCTGCGTGGCATGTCGCGCAAAGTGCTCGCCAAGGTATCAGGAATCTCGGAGCGCTACATCGCGCAGCTCGAGAGCGGCAAGGGCAATGTCTCGATCGTGCTGCTCCGCCGCGTCTCCGACGCGATGGGCGCGCATCTGGAAGATCTGCTGCCCTCGGCCGATCCGACGCCGGACTGGCAGATGTTTCGCGATCTCTTGCGCAAGGCGACGCCGGCGCAGATCGCGCAGGCCAAGGACCTGCTCGCCGGCGGCAGCGCAACCGCGCCGCGACGCGCACCGTTCTGCGGCATCGCCCTGATCGGCCTCCGCGGCGCCGGCAAATCCACCCTCGGCCGGATGCTGGCAAAGAAGGTCGGCTGGAGCTTCGTCGAGCTCAACAAGGAGGTCGAGCAGCAGAACGGCCTCTCGGTCGCCGAGATCATCGCGCTCTACGGCCAGGAAGGCTTTCGCCGCATGGAGCAGGCGGCATTGCAGCAGCTGCTCGCGCGCAACGAGCTGATGGTGCTGGCGACCGGCGGCGGCATCGTCTCGGAGCCGCTGACTTTCGACCAGATTCTGACCTCGTTCTACACGATCTGGCTGAAGGCCGAACCCGAGGAGCATATGGCGCGCGTGCGCCGCCAGGGCGACCTTCGCCCGATGGCCGACGACCGCTCCGCGATGGCGGAGCTGCGCAACATCCTGCTCAGCCGCGAGCCGCTCTATTCGCGCGCGACAGCCGTGGTGGATACCGCGGGCCTGTCCGTCGATGCGGCCGCCGCGCGGCTGATCGATGCGGTGCGACCGGTGCTGCAGAACGAGGCGCGCAGCTTCGGGCTGCGCAGCGTAGCGCTGTAG
- a CDS encoding IS110 family transposase, protein MGQIIRIGMDTSKYIFQLHGVDASEQVVLRKRLSRKAMLEFFAKLPPTVVVIEACGAAHHLARELGRLGHTFKLIAPQLVKPYVPRNKNDGRDAEGLCEAASRPRMRYVAVKTAEQQAALMLLGVREQLVARRTQLSNTIRGHAAEFGLIAAKGLDKLAAFLAAISQDEGVPALARELFAMLARQYDQVQVELKAVEAKLLAWHRADATSRRLAQIPGIGPVTAAALVMKAPDPHAFRSGRLFAAWLGLTPKDHSTAGKTRLGKITRAGDERLRQLLVVGATSVVKMAKTRDRGPRWLIELLKRKTPKLAAVALANKMARIAWKLMTTGESYDSARIDAQMAVAA, encoded by the coding sequence GTGGGTCAGATTATCCGCATTGGAATGGATACGTCGAAGTATATTTTCCAGCTCCATGGCGTTGACGCCTCCGAGCAGGTCGTGTTGCGCAAGCGGCTCAGCCGCAAGGCGATGCTGGAGTTTTTTGCCAAGCTGCCGCCGACGGTGGTCGTGATCGAGGCTTGCGGGGCCGCCCACCACTTGGCACGCGAGCTCGGCCGGCTGGGACACACGTTCAAGCTGATTGCGCCGCAGCTGGTGAAGCCCTACGTGCCGCGCAACAAGAACGACGGGCGCGATGCGGAAGGGCTGTGCGAGGCGGCGAGCCGGCCGCGGATGCGGTATGTGGCGGTGAAGACGGCGGAGCAGCAGGCTGCACTGATGCTGCTGGGCGTCCGCGAGCAATTGGTCGCGCGTCGCACGCAACTCTCCAACACGATCCGCGGGCATGCGGCGGAGTTCGGTCTGATCGCGGCCAAGGGGCTGGACAAGCTCGCCGCGTTCCTGGCGGCGATCAGCCAGGACGAAGGCGTGCCGGCGCTGGCCCGCGAGCTGTTTGCGATGCTGGCTCGCCAATATGACCAGGTGCAGGTCGAGCTGAAGGCGGTCGAGGCCAAGCTGCTGGCCTGGCACCGGGCCGATGCCACGAGCCGGCGATTGGCGCAGATCCCGGGGATCGGTCCGGTCACGGCGGCGGCGCTGGTGATGAAGGCGCCCGACCCACACGCCTTCCGCTCGGGGCGGCTGTTCGCAGCCTGGCTCGGCCTGACGCCCAAGGACCATTCCACTGCGGGAAAGACCCGGCTCGGCAAGATCACCCGGGCAGGTGATGAGAGGCTACGTCAGCTGCTGGTGGTCGGGGCAACCTCGGTGGTGAAGATGGCCAAAACCCGAGATCGCGGGCCTCGCTGGCTGATCGAGCTGTTGAAGCGCAAGACGCCGAAGCTGGCCGCAGTGGCGCTGGCCAACAAGATGGCTCGCATCGCCTGGAAACTGATGACCACGGGGGAAAGCTACGATAGCGCGCGGATCGATGCCCAAATGGCCGTTGCCGCGTAG
- a CDS encoding SDR family oxidoreductase, which translates to MFNDLFSLKGRIAVVTGGSRGIGKMIAAGFLAQGAAKVYITARKAGPCEATAKELTAQYDGDCIALPIDISTVEGCDRLAGEIIKLEPKLDILVNNAGAAWGAEFDEFPESGWDKVMDLNVKSLFFLTKALAKPLRAAASAERPAKVINIASVDGIFVNPSETYSYAASKAAVIHLTRRMATKLIKDNINVTAIAPGAFKSDMNRAARDHADEVAKRIPARRIGTDEDMAGVAIYLASRAGDYVVGNTIAVDGGVVYANAGLEIAG; encoded by the coding sequence ATGTTCAACGATCTGTTCTCACTCAAAGGCCGCATCGCGGTCGTGACTGGCGGCTCGCGCGGCATCGGCAAGATGATCGCAGCCGGTTTCCTGGCGCAAGGCGCGGCAAAGGTCTACATCACCGCGCGCAAGGCCGGCCCGTGCGAGGCGACCGCCAAGGAACTCACCGCGCAATATGACGGCGACTGCATCGCACTACCGATCGACATCTCGACCGTCGAAGGCTGCGACAGGCTCGCCGGCGAAATCATCAAGCTGGAGCCGAAGCTCGACATCCTCGTCAACAATGCCGGCGCGGCCTGGGGCGCGGAGTTCGACGAATTCCCCGAGAGCGGCTGGGACAAGGTGATGGACCTCAACGTCAAGTCGCTGTTCTTCCTGACCAAGGCGCTGGCAAAGCCGCTGCGCGCGGCGGCAAGCGCAGAACGGCCGGCGAAGGTGATCAACATCGCCTCGGTCGACGGCATCTTCGTCAATCCGAGCGAGACCTATTCCTACGCCGCCAGCAAGGCCGCCGTGATCCATCTGACGCGGCGCATGGCGACGAAGCTGATCAAGGACAACATCAACGTCACCGCGATCGCGCCGGGCGCCTTCAAGTCCGACATGAACCGGGCCGCGCGCGACCACGCGGACGAGGTCGCAAAGCGCATCCCGGCGCGGCGGATCGGAACCGACGAGGACATGGCTGGCGTGGCGATCTATCTCGCCTCGCGCGCGGGCGATTACGTGGTCGGCAACACCATCGCCGTCGACGGCGGCGTGGTGTACGCGAATGCGGGGCTGGAGATTGCGGGGTAA
- a CDS encoding group II truncated hemoglobin has translation MTDSDVAISMFERIGGSATIDRLVDRFYERMDTLPEAKIIRAMHADDLGLIRDVLKRYLTEWTGGPRLYSVEKGHPRLRQRHIGFAIGDAERDAWMICMRGALEETVADSAARQDLDKALSGLADWMRNRQ, from the coding sequence ATGACCGATAGCGACGTCGCAATCTCCATGTTCGAACGGATCGGCGGCAGCGCCACGATCGACCGGCTGGTCGATCGCTTCTACGAGCGCATGGACACCCTGCCAGAGGCGAAAATCATCCGCGCGATGCACGCAGACGATCTCGGCCTGATCAGGGACGTGCTGAAGCGCTATCTCACCGAATGGACCGGCGGCCCGCGGCTTTACTCCGTCGAGAAGGGCCATCCGCGGCTGCGACAGCGACACATCGGCTTTGCCATCGGCGATGCCGAGCGCGACGCCTGGATGATCTGCATGCGCGGCGCGCTGGAGGAGACCGTGGCAGATAGCGCCGCGCGGCAGGATCTCGACAAGGCGCTGTCCGGCCTCGCCGACTGGATGCGCAACAGGCAGTGA
- a CDS encoding benzoate-CoA ligase family protein, which translates to MSEGSYNAVTWLLDRNVEEGRANKLVFDDTVSRLTYGELARETRRAANMLRRLGVRREERVAMIMLDTVDFPIVFLGAIRAGIVPVPLNTLLTADQYAYILADCRARVLFVSEALYPVIKDVVGRMPDLEHVVVSGAKQNGHKQLTEEIAGESDQFATAATHPDEPAFWLYSSGSTGMPKGVRHLHSNLQSTADTYAKQVLGIRESDVCLSAAKLFFAYGLGNALTFPMSVGATVVLNSERPTPARMFDLMNRFNPSIFYGVPTLFAAMLNDETMKAERGGKALRICTSAGEALPESVGNSWKARFGVDILDGVGSTELLHIFLSNAPGDIKYGSSGKPVPGYAVRLVNEVGQDVADGEVGELLVDAPSAGEGYWNQRHKSRRTFEGPWTRTGDKYVRDGEGRYTFCGRADDMFKVSGIWVSPFEVESALITHPAVLEAAVVPEADPEGLLKPKAFVVLRPGAKTSDLQEMLKEHVKQKIGPWKYPRWIDVVDSLPKTATGKIQRFKLREGAN; encoded by the coding sequence GTGAGCGAGGGATCCTACAATGCGGTGACCTGGCTGCTCGACCGTAACGTCGAGGAGGGGCGCGCCAACAAGCTCGTCTTCGACGACACCGTCTCGCGGCTCACCTATGGCGAGCTCGCGCGCGAGACGCGGCGCGCCGCCAACATGCTGCGCCGGCTCGGCGTCCGCCGCGAGGAGCGCGTGGCGATGATCATGCTGGATACGGTCGATTTCCCGATCGTTTTCCTGGGTGCGATCCGCGCCGGCATCGTGCCGGTGCCGCTCAACACGCTGCTGACGGCCGACCAGTATGCCTACATCCTCGCCGATTGCCGCGCGCGCGTGCTGTTCGTGTCCGAGGCGCTGTACCCCGTCATCAAGGATGTCGTCGGCCGCATGCCCGATCTCGAGCATGTCGTGGTGTCCGGGGCCAAGCAGAATGGCCACAAGCAGCTCACTGAGGAGATTGCCGGTGAGAGCGATCAGTTCGCCACCGCCGCGACGCATCCCGATGAGCCGGCGTTCTGGCTCTATTCGTCGGGCTCGACCGGCATGCCCAAGGGCGTGCGCCATCTACATTCGAACTTGCAGTCGACGGCTGATACTTATGCGAAGCAGGTGCTCGGCATCCGCGAGAGCGACGTCTGCCTGTCCGCGGCAAAACTGTTCTTCGCCTATGGTCTCGGCAACGCGCTGACCTTCCCGATGTCGGTCGGCGCCACCGTGGTCCTCAACAGCGAGCGTCCGACGCCGGCGCGGATGTTCGACCTGATGAACAGGTTCAACCCGTCGATCTTCTACGGCGTGCCGACGCTGTTCGCGGCGATGCTCAACGACGAGACGATGAAGGCCGAGCGCGGTGGCAAGGCGCTGCGCATCTGCACCTCCGCCGGCGAGGCGCTGCCGGAATCTGTCGGCAACAGCTGGAAGGCACGCTTCGGCGTCGACATTCTCGATGGCGTCGGCTCGACCGAGCTCTTGCACATCTTCCTGTCGAACGCGCCCGGCGACATCAAGTATGGCTCGTCCGGCAAGCCGGTGCCGGGCTATGCGGTGCGGCTCGTCAACGAGGTCGGCCAGGACGTCGCCGACGGAGAGGTCGGCGAGCTGCTGGTCGATGCGCCCTCCGCCGGCGAGGGCTACTGGAATCAGCGCCACAAGAGCCGCCGCACGTTTGAGGGACCGTGGACCCGGACCGGCGACAAATACGTTCGCGACGGGGAGGGCCGCTACACGTTCTGCGGCCGCGCCGACGACATGTTCAAGGTGTCCGGCATCTGGGTCTCGCCCTTCGAGGTCGAGAGCGCGCTGATCACGCACCCGGCGGTGCTGGAGGCTGCCGTCGTGCCCGAAGCGGATCCGGAAGGGTTGCTGAAGCCAAAAGCCTTTGTCGTGCTGCGGCCCGGCGCCAAGACAAGCGACCTGCAGGAGATGTTGAAGGAGCACGTCAAGCAGAAGATCGGCCCTTGGAAATATCCGCGCTGGATCGACGTGGTGGACTCGCTGCCGAAGACCGCGACGGGAAAGATCCAGCGGTTCAAATTGCGCGAAGGGGCGAATTGA
- a CDS encoding alpha/beta fold hydrolase produces the protein MTNLTPTGFLSIGNASLEYKWLAPLNPDAPTIVMLHEGLGSVGQWGDFPEKLREATGAGIFVYSRAGYGQSSRVTLPRPLDYMQREALDVLPSLLDAIGFKRGLLLGHSDGASIATIYAGAHQDYRLSGLVLIAPHFIVEDVSVQSIAAIKTAFETTDLKAKLARWHQDVDNAFYGWNGAWLDPKFRDWDISESLAYIRVPILVVQGEDDQYGTLRQVEIAQEECYCPVDFKVISGAGHSPHREAPGATLDAIEQFARAALRDDQGLQGRAA, from the coding sequence ATGACCAACCTCACCCCCACCGGCTTCCTCAGCATCGGCAACGCCAGCCTCGAATACAAATGGCTCGCGCCGTTAAATCCGGACGCGCCCACTATCGTCATGCTGCATGAAGGCCTCGGTTCGGTCGGGCAGTGGGGCGATTTTCCGGAGAAGCTTCGAGAGGCGACCGGCGCCGGCATCTTCGTTTATTCGCGCGCGGGCTATGGCCAATCGAGCAGGGTGACGTTGCCGCGTCCGCTCGACTACATGCAGCGCGAGGCGCTGGACGTCCTGCCCAGCCTGCTCGACGCCATTGGCTTCAAGCGCGGCCTCCTGCTCGGCCATTCCGACGGCGCCTCGATCGCGACGATTTATGCCGGCGCGCATCAGGATTATCGGCTAAGCGGCCTCGTGCTGATTGCGCCGCATTTCATCGTCGAGGACGTCTCGGTCCAGTCCATCGCAGCGATCAAGACCGCCTTCGAGACCACCGACCTCAAGGCAAAGCTCGCGCGCTGGCACCAGGATGTCGACAACGCCTTCTACGGCTGGAACGGCGCCTGGCTCGATCCGAAATTCCGTGACTGGGACATCTCCGAATCCCTCGCCTATATCCGCGTTCCCATCCTGGTCGTGCAGGGCGAGGATGATCAATATGGGACACTGCGTCAGGTCGAAATTGCGCAGGAAGAATGTTATTGTCCGGTAGATTTTAAAGTCATTTCAGGCGCGGGGCATTCCCCGCATCGTGAAGCGCCGGGGGCGACGCTTGACGCTATTGAGCAATTTGCAAGAGCGGCCCTGCGCGACGATCAGGGACTTCAGGGACGCGCCGCATGA
- the boxC gene encoding 2,3-epoxybenzoyl-CoA dihydrolase: protein MAGEDRRLAGGATFIDFQTEPSRYKHWKLAVEGNVATLTMDVDENGGLFEGYLLKLNSYDLGVDIELADVVQRLRFEHPEVKVVVMRSAKNRVFCAGANIRMLAGSTHAHKVNFCKFTNETRNGMEDSSENSGQRFITVVNGSAAGGGYELALATDHIILADDGSSAVALPEVPLLAVLPGTGGLTRVVDKRKVRRDHADFFCTIEEGVKGKRAVQWRLVDEIAPNSKLEAKIAERAKEFAAASSRKGSGKGVALSPLRRMIDENSIRYGFVTVDIDRTARIATISIKAPEAAPPADIDGMMAQGAAFWPLQVARELDDAILHLRINELEIAMLVFKSHGDRAHVLGSDAFLEANKAHWLVNEIRHYWKRVLKRIDVTSRTLVTLVEPGSCFAGTLAELVFAADRSYMLIGTRQGDNRPPPSIELSAMNFGSYPMSHGLTRLESRFQADPSDVERAEATLGTTLDAEQAEELGLVTFALDDIDWDDEVRVFLEERASFSPDSLTGMEASLRFVGPETMESKIFARLTAWQNWIFQRPNAVGEEGALRRYGSGQKPKFDMTRV, encoded by the coding sequence ATGGCCGGGGAAGATCGGCGCCTCGCAGGCGGCGCGACATTCATCGATTTCCAGACCGAACCGTCCCGCTACAAGCACTGGAAGCTTGCGGTCGAAGGCAACGTCGCGACGTTGACCATGGACGTCGACGAGAACGGCGGCCTGTTCGAGGGCTATCTTCTCAAGCTCAACTCCTACGATCTCGGCGTCGACATCGAACTGGCCGACGTGGTCCAGCGGCTGCGCTTCGAGCATCCGGAGGTGAAGGTCGTGGTGATGCGCTCTGCCAAGAACCGCGTGTTCTGCGCCGGCGCCAACATCCGCATGCTCGCGGGCTCGACGCATGCTCACAAGGTCAATTTCTGCAAATTCACCAACGAGACCCGCAACGGCATGGAAGACTCCTCGGAGAATTCCGGCCAGCGCTTCATCACTGTCGTGAACGGCTCCGCCGCCGGCGGCGGCTATGAGCTGGCGCTCGCGACCGACCACATCATCCTCGCCGATGACGGCTCGTCCGCCGTGGCACTGCCCGAAGTGCCGCTGCTCGCGGTGCTGCCGGGCACCGGCGGGCTGACCCGCGTCGTCGACAAGCGCAAGGTGCGCCGCGACCACGCCGATTTCTTCTGCACCATCGAGGAGGGCGTGAAGGGCAAGCGCGCCGTGCAGTGGCGCCTCGTCGACGAGATCGCGCCGAACTCGAAGCTGGAGGCCAAGATCGCCGAACGCGCCAAGGAGTTCGCGGCCGCCTCGTCGCGCAAGGGCAGCGGCAAGGGCGTTGCACTGAGCCCACTCAGGCGCATGATCGACGAAAACAGCATCCGTTACGGCTTCGTCACGGTCGACATCGATCGCACGGCGCGCATCGCCACCATCTCGATCAAGGCACCGGAGGCGGCACCGCCGGCCGACATCGACGGCATGATGGCGCAGGGCGCCGCGTTCTGGCCGCTCCAGGTTGCGCGCGAGCTCGATGACGCCATCCTGCACCTGCGCATCAACGAGCTCGAGATCGCGATGTTGGTGTTCAAGAGCCATGGTGACCGCGCCCATGTGCTCGGCAGCGACGCCTTCCTGGAAGCCAACAAGGCGCACTGGCTGGTCAACGAAATCCGCCACTACTGGAAGCGCGTGCTCAAGCGCATCGACGTCACCTCGCGCACGCTGGTGACGCTGGTCGAGCCCGGCTCGTGCTTTGCCGGCACGCTCGCCGAGCTCGTGTTCGCCGCCGACCGCTCCTACATGCTGATCGGCACGCGTCAGGGCGACAACCGTCCGCCGCCGTCGATCGAACTGTCCGCGATGAATTTCGGCTCCTATCCGATGAGCCACGGCCTGACGCGGCTGGAATCGCGCTTTCAGGCCGATCCATCGGACGTGGAGCGCGCGGAGGCGACGCTGGGCACGACGCTCGACGCCGAACAGGCGGAAGAGCTCGGCCTCGTCACTTTCGCGCTCGACGACATCGACTGGGACGACGAGGTCCGGGTCTTCCTCGAGGAGCGCGCCAGCTTCTCGCCCGACAGCCTCACCGGCATGGAAGCCAGCCTGCGCTTCGTCGGCCCGGAGACGATGGAGTCGAAGATCTTCGCGCGCCTGACGGCGTGGCAGAACTGGATCTTCCAGCGCCCGAACGCGGTCGGCGAGGAAGGCGCGCTGCGCCGCTACGGCAGCGGGCAGAAGCCGAAATTCGATATGACGCGGGTGTAG
- the boxB gene encoding benzoyl-CoA 2,3-epoxidase subunit BoxB, whose translation MNMNIMNVDYSTKIPNNVNLAEDRQVLKALEGWHPGYMDWWSDMGPEGFQESLVYLRTAYSVDPRGWAKFDYVRMPDYRWGILLAPQEENRVVPFGEHYGEPAWQEVPGEYRAMLRRLIVIQGDTEPASVEQQRHLGKTAPSLYDMRNLFQVNVEEGRHLWAMVYLLQKYFGRDGREEADDLLRRRSGDADAPRMLGAFNEATPDWLSFFMFTYFTDRDGKMQLHSLAQSGFDPLSRTCRFMLTEEAHHMFVGETGITRVVQRTCDAMKEAGITDPSDIAKVRALGVIDLPTIQKKLNLHYTLSLDLFGSEVSTNAANAFNTGIKGRYHETQIEDDHQLKNATYPVLKFINGEIKLVDEPALTALNMRLRDDYSQDCVKGMLRWNKVISTAGYDYKLTLPNVAFHRHIGEFKDIHATPDGILIDEATWAKRKDEWLPSASDGDFIASLMQPVTETGKFASWISPPKVGIDNKPGDFEYVKIES comes from the coding sequence ATGAATATGAACATCATGAACGTCGACTACTCGACCAAGATTCCGAACAACGTGAACCTCGCCGAGGACCGCCAGGTGCTCAAAGCGCTGGAGGGCTGGCATCCCGGCTACATGGACTGGTGGAGCGACATGGGCCCTGAGGGCTTCCAGGAGTCGCTGGTCTATTTGCGCACCGCTTACTCGGTCGATCCGCGCGGCTGGGCCAAGTTCGACTATGTCCGCATGCCCGACTATCGCTGGGGCATTTTGCTGGCGCCGCAGGAAGAGAACCGCGTCGTGCCGTTCGGCGAGCATTATGGCGAGCCGGCCTGGCAGGAAGTGCCGGGCGAGTATCGCGCCATGCTGCGCCGCCTGATCGTGATCCAGGGCGACACCGAGCCGGCCTCGGTCGAGCAGCAGCGCCATCTCGGCAAGACCGCGCCCTCGCTCTACGACATGCGCAACCTGTTCCAGGTCAATGTCGAGGAAGGCCGTCATCTCTGGGCGATGGTCTACCTGCTCCAGAAGTACTTTGGTCGCGACGGCCGCGAGGAAGCCGACGATCTCCTGCGTCGCCGCTCGGGCGATGCCGATGCGCCGCGCATGCTGGGCGCGTTCAACGAGGCGACGCCGGACTGGCTGTCCTTCTTCATGTTCACCTATTTCACCGACCGCGATGGCAAGATGCAGCTGCACTCGCTCGCGCAGTCGGGCTTCGATCCCTTGTCGCGCACCTGCCGCTTCATGCTGACGGAAGAAGCGCACCACATGTTCGTCGGCGAGACCGGCATCACTCGCGTCGTGCAGCGGACCTGCGACGCGATGAAGGAAGCCGGCATCACCGATCCCTCCGATATCGCCAAGGTCCGTGCGCTCGGGGTGATCGACCTGCCGACCATCCAGAAGAAGCTGAACCTGCACTATACGCTGTCTCTTGATCTCTTCGGCTCGGAGGTCTCGACCAACGCGGCCAACGCCTTCAACACCGGCATCAAGGGCCGCTATCACGAGACCCAGATCGAGGACGATCATCAACTCAAGAACGCCACCTATCCGGTGCTCAAGTTCATCAACGGCGAGATCAAGCTGGTCGACGAGCCCGCGCTGACCGCGCTCAACATGCGTCTGCGCGACGATTACAGCCAGGATTGCGTCAAGGGCATGCTGCGCTGGAACAAGGTGATCTCGACTGCGGGCTACGACTACAAGCTGACCTTGCCTAATGTCGCGTTCCATCGCCACATCGGCGAGTTCAAGGACATCCATGCCACGCCCGACGGCATTTTGATCGACGAGGCCACCTGGGCGAAGCGCAAGGACGAATGGCTGCCGTCCGCGAGCGACGGCGACTTCATCGCCTCCCTGATGCAGCCTGTCACCGAAACCGGCAAGTTCGCCTCTTGGATCTCGCCGCCGAAGGTCGGCATCGACAACAAGCCCGGCGATTTCGAGTATGTGAAGATCGAGTCGTAG
- a CDS encoding PRC-barrel domain-containing protein — MQHTMVPSDRVEHVAVYGCDGSKLGTIERLMLDKVSGTVAYAVIKTGRLLGTHHHYPVQWSALKYDPGRQAFQVELTPEQLSSGPCEVDGDEFDWGDRSRPYQHPNYWSI; from the coding sequence ATGCAACACACCATGGTTCCCAGTGACCGCGTTGAGCACGTCGCCGTCTATGGTTGCGACGGCAGCAAGCTCGGCACGATCGAGCGATTGATGCTCGACAAGGTGAGCGGAACCGTCGCCTACGCCGTCATCAAGACCGGGCGGCTGCTCGGCACCCATCACCACTACCCCGTGCAGTGGAGCGCGCTGAAATATGATCCGGGACGTCAGGCCTTCCAGGTCGAACTGACGCCGGAACAATTGAGCAGCGGCCCCTGCGAAGTCGATGGCGATGAATTCGACTGGGGCGACCGCTCGCGGCCGTACCAGCATCCGAATTACTGGTCGATTTGA